In Phragmites australis chromosome 17, lpPhrAust1.1, whole genome shotgun sequence, the following are encoded in one genomic region:
- the LOC133897518 gene encoding FCS-Like Zinc finger 6-like, with amino-acid sequence MVGRRGSKNPMRRTTSMTEFAPPDALAAVVEDEEAELGQLPNGGGQDWLSAFGGGGVGGAEAQADWLAAYRARAAPARAGLRRNSADCSASEAAAFLRACGLCRRRLGPGRDTFMYKGEAAFCSLECRERHMTQEEWKDKCAVTSIKDAAAAPATGRRGSSKPGAAGGTVAAA; translated from the exons ATGgtggggaggagggggagcAAGAACCCGATGCGGCGGACGACGAGCATGACGGAGTTCGCGCCGCCGGACGcgctggcggcggtggtggaggacgaggaggcagaACTAGGGCAGCTGCCCAACGGCGGCGGCCAGGACTGGCTGTCCGCGttcggaggcggcggcgtcggaggcGCCGAGGCGCAGGCGGACTGGCTGGCGGCGTACCGCGCGCGCGCGGCGCCTGCACGAGCGGGGCTCCGGCGGAACTCGGCCGACTGCTCGGCCTCCGAGGCCGCCGCCTTCCTCCGCGCCTGCGGGCTCTGccggcgccgcctcggcccCGGCCGCGACACCTTCATGTACAA GGGCGAGGCGGCGTTCTGCAGCCTGGAGTGCAGGGAGCGGCACATGACGCAGGAGGAGTGGAAGGACAAGTGCGCGGTGACGTCGATCAAGGACGCCGCTGCGGCGCCGGCCACCGGCCGCCGCGGCTCCAGCAAGCCCGGCGCCGCCGGCGGCACGGTGGCCGCGGCATGA